In Enoplosus armatus isolate fEnoArm2 chromosome 20, fEnoArm2.hap1, whole genome shotgun sequence, the sequence TCAACTTGACACTTTGCACAGACTAAAACAGACATACAGCCGTTCCCtatcctttcttttttaaagataataTCAATATATACTACAgtaatgtcaaaacaaacagatatcCTGCAAATCCTATATCAGACTGAAAGCTACTCTAGTTAAAATAATGAGGCTATGAGAACTGGCCGTTCTTCTTGGGCGAGCACATCTGTCTCTCCAGGTGGAAGTGAAATCTGCCGTTGCTTATTGTCCTCACAACAAGTTCACTGCACTGATCTGCTGTTCTGGGCACTCAGTATGCAAGCACAGTGGTATTCCTGTGCAGGGATTTGCCCTTGTCTctagtggcttttttttttgggcatgTCAGACCAAATTCAAGCAGACGTGGACAGGAACAACCAATATTTGTTCTCTTCTTCATCGACGATAAATCAGCTTCATATTTCCCTGACAGTTGCCAGGTCAACCCTCGGACCGTGTCCCATCAGAGTCCGCTCCCTGTCACTCCGCCGTCGGTATGCTGTTGCCTTGGTTCTCGTGCCTGCGCCCGGACGCGTTCAAGGAGCTACGCTTCAGCAGCCTGTTGACGATGTCAGTGCACGTCTTCTTGTACTGGTGTCGGAGCAGGGAGTACACGAAGGGGTCGCAGGCTGCCTTGCTGTAAGTTAAGCACTTGGAGACAATTCCCCAGTGGGGGTTGATAGGCACCGCTGGAAATAACTCCACGATCCTGCAGGCAAGCATAAAGAGAGggtggtgagagagagggagagagagcagtggaAAGGCAAGTCAACATGCTGGAAAAGACATGCATGCCCTAAGCTTATTATGcagaaatagaaatacatttgcaagacatctttttttttatagttggGAGCAGGGTGCTTCTCTACTACTGCAATTATGTAAAGAACCAGTGTTTATTTCTGTACAGAGTCGCCTCAGTAAGCACTTATTCTGTCTTAAGTTATTACTTGCAATCACCCACAAGATAAAATGTAGGCAGCTGTCAAGTGAAACTACATGAAGAgttcccttctttctctcatgAGTGTGGATTAACAGCGTGAGGCtccttttcatctcatttctcatttgcaGCCAGCAGCATTTCCTGTCAGAAAAAGGCAGAGGCAGATTCACCGGAAGAATAAAACAGACCTGTCGAAGCAGTAATGAGTGTCTGGAAACAAGCCAATTAACTTTGATTGTTATTTAATACAGTATTACACTGAGGGCTGAGCAGAGACCCTTAAAGGACAGAGGACAGTGAGTTCTTCCAGCAgtctgtggggaaaaaaaactactcTTCTGAacttaaaatactgtatatttgataTAAAGGGGCACCTAATTAGCTTTACAGTCTTGCCTGTGGTCTGCGTCtcataaaagacataaaattgGTGCTTTCACGCAATTTTgtcaagtgtaaaaatgttttaccgTACGTGGTGTCATAAgaggtacaaaaaaaaatagctgaTCCTCTACTCTTGCACTCTGTATGATTACTCTTTCCACAATCAAGCTCTGTCAGCACATTAACACTGGCCGTACATCGGCCAGTAGCCATCACTGACATTTTCCCTCCACAGCACTGGAGGGAACAGGAGGTTAAGTCAGCTGCCACAGCGCACAGCAGGGCTTTCACTATACACATGATGACCCCGACAACAAGTGAGCATCAGAGAGGCAGTGGAGGAGCTTTTAGCGTAATATATTCAGATTGTAATTAGTAAACTGCCATTTGCAGAATGAGAGCATGTACAGTGCTGCTATAGTCATTCATTACTGACAATTGTCAGTGCTTGAAAAAGTCATTATCAAAGCCTCCAGAGTTTTATATGACAACcaggtttcatttcaaaaactcCAACTTCTTACAATTTGATATTGTAATTAAAGATGATGATGttaatggaggtgaatggaatttctttcgaaaaacaacatttaaaattttCAACAGCAAAATCTTTCAACAACTGTGTCCCTGTTTCTCTGGATAATCTCGAGAACAAACAGGAACTATTTCTTCTTTGGAAATAGTCACAATGAAAAGTGTTCAAAGCAAGGCAAGAAGTTAGAAAATAGAATACAATATTTCTATTTGGGAGAACCGACCATTGAAGTCTTACACAACATGTTAacttctgtatttgtttacttcaaattttgtttttgtgttgttgttttttatgtagtcttaaaataaaattttaGGGTTGTCCGTCTGTCCCATTCTCGTGAAAGCaatatctcaggaacgccttgaGGGACACAAGGATGAACTGATAAGAGTTTGgtggtcagaggtcacaggtcaaggtcactgtgactttgactttgagtaaacaataactagcacagtacgggctttcctccatctcttccattccgcctttcacttcctgcctcattttGAATTTCGAGCGTCATCagaatcacgtgactgcaaacaatGTGTTGGAGCGCACCGAGCTGatcgtgatcctgtgagtgagtgagtgagtttcacctacagctcatagagaggcttcacATCTAACAATGTCgggagaaaacaaaaccacaccattttgtgtagctatactaagcagaataagaataagaatccgtctttacatagtaatcaagtacatgtgtacctgttaCATCTGCAATAATCCTTCATTAGTCAGTTCAGCAATGTATGTTCACTtgaatcatacatatgtatcatcaatatggttCCTTGGCTGAGGCATACAACCTCGGGGCGGTAATTCTAGTTTTATATTCTCATGTCCTTTGACATGATTTTAACAAATAAGACTTCCTTCTCACATGTCCGGACATTTCTTGTGCGTCTCACTCTCTAGGCCTCATGTTACATCGTCTGTTTGTCCAGTGATTGATGCGAGTGGATTCTACCTGACTAGCTGATGCACCCGCCGAACTTGAGGAGAAAAGTGCtaatgcagcagcaacagcagagcagaggcatATTACTTATCACAAGGTCAGCCAATCTCATCTTCCAACTCTGGCCGGTGTGGAGAGGAAGTAGAGAGGAGGCGGTAGGGGGGCGGGGGAGGGAGGTTTGGGGGATACCAGCAAAACAAAAGGGCTGTATACGCCGCAGTATGTCAGcttgtgtgcccccccccccatgggtCTCTCTCCAACACTCACCTTGTGATCACATAGGGAGCGAAGCAGAGCATGAAGGTGCCGATGAAGGTGCTGATCTTCCTTGTCGCTCTCTGTCGTcgcctcttctgctcctccaggCAACGCTGTCGAACACTGGAAACACAGAGACTTCAACTGGTTTATGATCAGTGGGACGCACTCAGGGAAGAGACCGCAAAGTGTCTCTAAACATCTcataacagacagaaagaagaggatgtagctctctctttatttctgttgtgcaggGGTTAAATACAGAGGGAGCCAGCAGAGGCTGAGCTTCAAGAATTACAATTTCaacactttgtgtgtgcatgtgcgactttgtgtgtgcatggctaTGATGTCATAATGACAAGCTCCTTCAAGTAATATTTTATGAAACGGAGGTCACCAGTGTGAGTAACGACAGGCAGGAGTCAGACCACCAGCATGCACCTCATGGACAGTAGCTGTGATCTATGTaaccatctgtctctctcacacacgtaCTATATATTGGTTTTTAGCTATACCGTATGGAGGCAGAGTAAAGCAATCACTCTGGATGACATTTCAATAGAATCAGATGTTGCATCCCCTCTAAATATGAGGACACAAATGTGAGTGGACATTCAAATGTCAGTTCAAAGATGGCAAAGCATCATTAACTGTACTGTTTCGTCAGATACAGAACAGCGTCATTTCAGGCTTTAGCATCATGTGAGAAGGAATGATGGCACCAActacttttcttcctttttcatcAGAGGGCTGATTTGTacagtttgttcttttttttctaaatgctcTCTTCTAACTGAACAGCCCTATTTGCTTCCCAAATGTGAATGTACATTGCAGATTGTTACAGGTTAGTAAGAGGTGCCTGATGCAGGAGTAATACAAACATGAGTAAAAAGTTAAGGGGGCTCACCTGGGGTGTATatccaccagcagcaccaaaGTTTGCATTGTAATAACGTCGATCCTCTTACAGTGAAACCTTGCCACTTTAAGCACTTTGAGGTATGTGACACACAACACTATAAAAGACAGGAGAAAGGTGAAGGAGTGGAAGAAGACGGTGAAGATAACAAACTGGGTCCGACTGCTTGCCCTCGGGTTGGAGAGGGTGCAGGACGCGTAAAGCCGGTGGTATCCCACCCAGGAGAGGCAGGCGGCCACCGTGGAGAAGGACATGGAGTGTGCCCACGTGTACCCGAGCACAAAAGCCGCGTCTTTATGGCGCATTTTGGAGTGGTACCTCAGGGGGAACACCACCGCGATCCACCTGTCGATGCTCAGAGCTGCCATGCTCAGCATCGAGTTGGTGGACAGGAAGGTCTCCAGGAAGCCCACGATCTGGCAGAAGCCGTCTCCTCCCGGCTGAGACTTGCTGACAAGTCCCACCAAAGTGAGCGGCATGTTGGACACGGTCAGCAACAAGTTGCAGAAGGTGAGGTTGAGGTTGAACAGACCTGGGACCTGCTTGCGGATCTCCGGGTTGTACAGAAAGCAGATCAGCACCAGGACGTTGGACAGCAACGACACTATAATAATCACAACCACCAACACAGAGAGAATTACCTCTGCAGTGTCCATCCTGTGGGCCCCGAAACTCACTTATCCCCACTTTTTGTGTGCATATCCAGTCTTGTTTTGCAGCAGCAAAATGGCATTAATCACCCATAACCGTGTCCATGCATCCCCAGATCTCTCCACCGGTGGAgatcccctttctctctccactaCATGGTCTCTGTACGCGAGCAAAGATGATCAGGAGGACTCCGGCATGATAAGAAGTATGTTAGGGGATTCGTAGGGACGATCTCCCCCTTTTCCTATAACTACAGGAAACCTGCTCTCGCGCCAAAGCTGCTCTATTCTGGCACTGCGTCTTGCAGTGGGGTTTTGTCGTCCTGTGATGCGCTCTCGAGGCATCACCCCTCCGCACACACTGCACAGTGTGTGGGCTTCTTCATCTCTCCCCCGTCTGCTctgagaaacaggaaaagacaaagaacattGATAAGAGTTAAGTGGGGATTCCTAAATTGCATTGATTCCCCGGAgagtttccttccttcctttcacGTAATCCAAACTTGTGCATGCAGAGAAAAAGTGTCTaacagattaataaataaataaatgacacatcCGGCGTGTGTAAAACGCTTTTGATTGTATTCTTTTTTTGACTTGGAACTATAATTTATAATGAATTTCATACACATTAAATGACATCATTGTCTGATGTATTCAAGGTGTATTTTTAAGTCTATAAGTCTAGTTTAGATTTCTCTTTAAGGGAGACCTGGCTAAGAAGGCAGCAGTGCCATGACAATGAATaatatacagacattcatataAAACTGTCACATACTGCACAAAAGAGCGCAATATCCTGTTAAGAAGCACACATttgaattttcaaaataaaaatcatcaaaaaaagaataaaaaaaacaggttgatGCAGAAGCAATTGTCAAGTGATTCTTTTTTAATATCGTTTATTCATTTTGGAATTAAACAGATTGATAAAAGATAAATGACATCATAAGGTGGTCATGTTCTGGTTTCATTGCTTTGAACCATCATTGCATTCCAGCAGCATCTCTTCCCTTCATGCCTCACTCAAATATCTTTACTGATTAAGTCTGCTTCATCAGATTGATGAGGAGCAACATCTTCCCTTCCCCTGGAAGCCGGATGACGCCCCCACACTCTGCTGCCCCTCTGGACTTGAATGTGGAGAATTCTTCCTCTGAAGCGTGGGACTCATCGGAGTGTGCTGCGGCACGTGAGCCACTGAAGGCGCTGGAGCAGGGTGaggtggtggttgtggttgcaataaggggaggggggggggggggggggggggggtcagagtgagagtgtgtgagtgggtggaAAGAGTTATTGTTACTGCAACACGCACATGCACTGTATTTGACTGTGgagatgtgatgtgatgcaGGCCGCCGtgttctcttcctcctctccttggtGGCAAAAGATgaacaggggggaaaaaaggggaggTTTTTCCTTGTGAGGCTCATTAAAATGCCATCTTGTAATGCTGTCTGTGGAGTATATGGGCTGATGTTTGTTCTTGATGCAAAGAGAAAGCGGCTGCAGGGGAAGGACAGACAACCCTGCCAGCTGCTTCTGGGTGTTATTAAGCTGAAATGCAGCTCCATCTTGGCCCCCGATTAAGGCTTTTGGCTATGATGGATGCATTCCCAGCGTTATACTTTCGCATGTGATGGGGCAATCAGCCTTTGGAGAAAGGCACACTCGAGCGCTGTCATGCAACTGCTTGTGCAGCTCTCTCCTGTCAGTTCAGAGGCCTTATCAGCACAGAGCCACCAGTTGATCTCAGGCACAAGTGCAGCTTTTTTGTAGGCATCATGTTAATTATTCTTTTCATAATTAAATGCCAACTCCACAGACAGTAATGTCGGTGAAACAAGTCTTTCTAAAAATACAGCTTCGAGGGGACTGAGTGATGTGGATGGTGGTTTTAATGTGCACGGGTGAGAGGATTGTACTTGAGATGGATTTTGTTGTTCTAGCTTGAaaatttcctttaaaaaagcaaagatttttTGCTATAGATGTATCAGTCAGAACGAAGCTACACAAACATCCACATTAAGCGCCATGCTACATTAGACAGACGTGCATGGAAATAGCTTTTGATAAATATGGATGCTGTTATtcagaaagacaaaatgtcctctttcaTTGCACCTGAAAGAGGCTTTATTTGAGGAGAGCATTATGTCTATGCAGATCCATGTTAATGATGACTGATTCAAGGTGGACACATGGGCTTTGACGCCTCCTGGCCTCAGGTAATATCAACTTGAATGAATACAGCACAGCAGCTCCTTTGTCTGACGTTGGTAGAGTACCTCTCACAGACTAATCATgccagacagagacacaataaacacagaaaacattaacGACTCTTGCATATTTTCATGAAGTAAACATTCATGAAGTCAATCCAGGTAAAAGCCATTATTATCATTTAGGATTTGATTTTCACCAGTGTGGTTAATTCCAAGTGAAAGATTCTTAACATTGTCATTATTGATCATCTTCTTAactgtgtaaagatggattTTATATCAcctaaaatcagatttttttgtgtttactgtgtatGAGACAAGTCAAGACATCTCAAGTCTGCAGATCTGCACTTTGAAGATAATACCTCTTGTCAGAAGGTTTATCAAGTGCAGGACTTGACTGTGAGAGACGgtgggatgagagagagagagagcctgcaGCACTCCTGCTATGACAGTGTGGATTTGAATTCTCTGCCAGTTTCAATTCCACACTTGACTTCCCTCAGACTGGCAGGCTGGCGTCAATTTTAAACCTAGATGTATGCTTTAGCGTCTATGTTTTCCTGACTCACCTTTTGAATATAGACTTGTCACTTATATTTTGAACATATATCAATTGGTGATACATTATTTCTATGCTGAGTTGAGATTAACTTACTTTATAAAAGGTTTGGGGAATTCGGTAAATGTGACAATTGGAAAACTTGTAAAACTCTTGAGACTATACGTGTTATGTAACTACGAGCTGACTGGTAGCCCAGCTGTCTTATGGCTCATGAAGGTCTCATAGGTGAAGACAGTTAGGAGACTCACTCAGACAAGAGGTTTCATACAAAAAGAGTGAAATGCCAACCTGCAAGTGAAAGCAAAGGAAAGGTGTTGACACTGCTAATGATATTGCTGAGATGCTGGCTTCCTGTTACCCCTGGCTTAGTCATCACCACTGCAACCGGTCTGATACTGAACAGAGTTTGATATGACAGCTTGCacatatgttaaaaaaatataaagggCCAAGGGCTCATGTCCAAAGCTGCTGGATCATTTTGTGAAGCTGGTATTTGGTAAAAACAAATTCCAACGCTTTTATTGATAACTTATTGTAAAAATGTCGAGCTTGTATTTATGGTTTGTACACTTTGTTTACATTAAAGcaaatgttcaacatttttgagaaacactttttgttttcatgctgagagttagattcaaagattgataccactctcatgtctgttcgCTAAATCTAAAGCTACCACCAGTAGCTGGCTAACTATGGCTTTTCTCATGTCCAGCATAAGTGTAAGACCTCGCCTagaaaaccaaagtgttggacacataGAAATGTAGATCatagaagaaaagtcaggggatcaccaaagtcaccgggcttcgtcctctggggaccacgatTGTGTATACAAAATGTGTGCCAATTCATCTAGATGATGAGATTTGACCTGCTAGTACTAGAAATAGATAAagaaatacataataataaatagataactaatacaaataaaaaatgattcgTCCTCTGGGCACCATTAATGACTGTATGAATttcttggcaatccatccaatagttgttgagatatttcactaaaaaccaaaaatgtcccagtgaccagtggtggaaagtaacctTTACTCAACTACTTACGTACAATTTTTAGGTAGGATTTCTACTTTATGTCAccttaaattaaatgtttattgtaATGCATTGTTGATGATCCAGAATTACTTAAAACTAGcttcacctcaaccagctacaacattaaaatgctgcttatgtTAATGCATCAGAAACATAAatccaaaaatgtaataacataACACTGAGTGCTGTATATGAACGTTAGAAAAGCCTCCCCGATAAGAGGCTTTTGTCCATGTCCTCCATCTGTATGCCTGGCTGCGCAGTGCACCACCAAAAAACCCTGAACAATCGGA encodes:
- the LOC139303558 gene encoding G-protein coupled receptor 26-like — protein: MDTAEVILSVLVVVIIIVSLLSNVLVLICFLYNPEIRKQVPGLFNLNLTFCNLLLTVSNMPLTLVGLVSKSQPGGDGFCQIVGFLETFLSTNSMLSMAALSIDRWIAVVFPLRYHSKMRHKDAAFVLGYTWAHSMSFSTVAACLSWVGYHRLYASCTLSNPRASSRTQFVIFTVFFHSFTFLLSFIVLCVTYLKVLKVARFHCKRIDVITMQTLVLLVDIHPSVRQRCLEEQKRRRQRATRKISTFIGTFMLCFAPYVITRIVELFPAVPINPHWGIVSKCLTYSKAACDPFVYSLLRHQYKKTCTDIVNRLLKRSSLNASGRRHENQGNSIPTAE